A window of the Hordeum vulgare subsp. vulgare chromosome 5H, MorexV3_pseudomolecules_assembly, whole genome shotgun sequence genome harbors these coding sequences:
- the LOC123453001 gene encoding protein trichome birefringence-like 32, with translation MARLLAVLALVAAAAPFLRAAAQGDGELLPFAVGAAPAGCDVGQGEWVYDEAARPAYEEAACPYIPAELTCQAHGRPDMSYQHWRWQPRGCSLPSFNATVMLEMLRGKRMLFVGDSLNRAQYVSLLCLLHRAMPEGSSSFETVDALSIFRAKAYDATIEFYWAPLLAESNADDGVEHQLNDRLIRGAPMDRHSRFWKGADVLVFNSYLWWMTGDKIQILRGADNDMSKDIVEMGAEEAYRLVLHQVVRWLDGNVDPKKSRVFFVTASPTHASGQLWGDEAEGSNCYGQTAPIADASYWGSTSRAMLRVTGEVLGASARVPVGVVNVTQMSEYRRDAHTQVYSEQWAPPTKEQLADPKSYADCTHWCLPGVPDAWNELLYWKLFFPASDQAL, from the exons ATGGCGAGGCTCCTCGCCGTCCTcgccctcgtcgccgccgccgcgccgttCCTCCGGGCCGCCGCCCAG GGTGACGGCGAGCTGCTGCCGTTCGCGGTGGGCGCGGCGCCGGCGGGGTGCGACGTCGGGCAGGGCGAGTGGGTGTACGACGAGGCGGCGCGGCCGGCGTACGAGGAGGCGGCGTGCCCCTACATCCCGGCCGAGCTGACGTGCCAGGCGCACGGCCGCCCCGACATGTCGTACCAGCACTGGCGGTGGCAGCCCCGCGGCTGCTCGCTCCCCAG CTTCAACGCGACGGTGATGCTGGAGATGCTGCGGGGGAAGCGGATGCTGTTCGTGGGCGACTCGCTGAACCGGGCGCAGTACGTGTCGCTGCTCTGCCTCCTCCACCGCGCCATGCCCGAGGGCTCCAGCTCCTTCGAGACCGTCGACGCCCTCAGCATCTTCCGGGCCAAGGCCTACGACGCCACCATCGAGTTCTACTGGGCGCCGCTCCTCGCCGAGTCCAACGCCGACGACGGCGTCGAGCACCAGCTCAACGACCGCCTCATCCGCGGCGCGCCCATGGACCGCCACTCCCGCTTCTGGAAGGGCGCCGACGTCCTCGTCTTCAACTCCTACCTCTGGTGGATGACCGGCGACAAGATCCAGATCCT GAGGGGCGCCGACAACGACATGAGCAAGGACATCGTGGAGATGGGGGCGGAGGAGGCGTACAGGCTGGTGCTGCACCAGGTGGTGCGGTGGCTGGACGGCAACGTGGACCCGAAGAAATCCCGGGTCTTCTTCGTCACGGCGTCGCCGACGCACGCCAGCGGCCAGCTctggggcgacgaggcggagggcAGCAACTGCTACGGCCAGACGGCGCCGATCGCCGACGCGTCCTACTGGGGGAGCACGAGCAGGGCGATGCTGCGGGTGACCGGCGAGGTGCTGGGCGCGTCGGCGAGGGTGCCCGTCGGCGTGGTGAACGTCACGCAGATGTCCGAGTACCGCCGGGACGCGCACACGCAGGTGTATAGCGAGCAGTGGGCGCCGCCGACCAAGGAGCAGCTCGCCGACCCCAAGAGCTACGCCGACTGCACCCACTGGTGCCTCCCCGGCGTGCCCGACGCATGGAACGAGCTGCTGTACTGGAAGCTCTTCTTCCCGGCCAGCGACCAGGCGCTCTGA